Proteins co-encoded in one Ralstonia sp. RRA genomic window:
- the cobD gene encoding threonine-phosphate decarboxylase CobD, with translation MNAIVHGGNLAAARARYGEPAGGWLDLSTGINPHGYPIPPIPPDAWLRLPEDDGLEALAAAHYGVNDAKAVLAVAGSQAAIRTLPALLPRSRVGVAQVGYSEYAPAFARAGHDVTALPEAAFLGALPDDVRHLVVVNPNNPTARVLSASTLRDWHARLHARGGTLIVDEAFIEALEDGPTLAPLAGTPGLVVLRSIGKFYGLAGARIGFVLGAPDLLAALRDALGHWTVNGPARTVVRAALTDTAWRTTNRTRLQCEGTRLHTLLNCHGLPNTATPLFAWAPTSRSPSLHAQLARLGIWTRLFDVPGQGHGMHPTHDVLGIRFGLPPDETGWQRLGDALASLSLSV, from the coding sequence ATGAATGCCATCGTCCACGGCGGCAACCTCGCCGCCGCACGCGCACGATATGGCGAACCGGCGGGAGGCTGGCTCGATCTCTCCACGGGCATCAACCCGCACGGCTATCCGATCCCGCCGATTCCGCCTGATGCTTGGCTGCGCCTGCCGGAAGACGATGGGCTCGAAGCGCTGGCCGCCGCGCACTACGGCGTGAATGACGCCAAGGCGGTGCTGGCAGTCGCAGGCTCTCAGGCCGCCATCCGCACGCTGCCGGCCCTGTTGCCCCGCAGCCGGGTCGGCGTCGCTCAAGTTGGCTACAGCGAATACGCACCCGCCTTTGCACGCGCTGGACATGACGTCACCGCCCTGCCCGAAGCCGCCTTTCTGGGCGCTCTGCCCGACGACGTTCGACACCTCGTCGTCGTCAACCCGAACAATCCGACCGCGCGTGTTCTATCGGCCAGCACCCTGCGTGATTGGCATGCACGCCTGCACGCGCGCGGCGGCACGTTGATCGTCGATGAGGCCTTTATCGAAGCGCTCGAAGATGGCCCGACGCTCGCGCCGTTGGCAGGCACGCCAGGGCTGGTGGTCCTGCGGTCCATTGGCAAGTTCTACGGGTTGGCCGGAGCGCGCATCGGCTTTGTGCTGGGCGCGCCGGATCTGCTGGCTGCGCTGCGCGATGCGTTGGGACACTGGACCGTCAATGGCCCCGCTCGCACCGTCGTGCGCGCCGCGCTGACGGATACCGCCTGGCGAACCACCAACCGCACCCGCTTGCAGTGCGAGGGCACGCGCCTGCACACGTTGCTCAATTGCCACGGACTACCCAACACCGCCACGCCACTCTTTGCCTGGGCGCCGACATCACGTTCGCCGTCGCTTCACGCACAGCTGGCGCGGCTCGGCATCTGGACGCGCCTCTTTGATGTGCCGGGCCAGGGACATGGCATGCACCCCACACATGACGTGCTCGGCATACGCTTTGGCCTGCCTCCGGATGAGACCGGATGGCAACGTCTTGGCGATGCGCTAGCATCGCTGTCGCTCTCCGTTTGA
- a CDS encoding cobalamin-binding protein: MPARFPHFARRLCVLGLAALAIAAAPALAAISVTDDTGATVTLQHPAQRIVSLAPHATELLFAAGGGARIVGTVAYSDYPPAARDIPHVGDNRALDLERIAALKPDLVVVWRHGNAQKQIDRLRALGIPLFFSEPHHMGDIPRSIEALGTLLDTRASAHDAAQQFRQQVDTLRNRYASKPPVQVFYQVWEQPLMTLNGQHIFTDMLALCGGRNIFAGEPLLVPTVSPEAVIAANPEVLLTASMGATQGSRPIDTLDGWKRWPQLLAVQRGNLFSINGDLINRFGPRLVEAAAQLCDDLEQARMKRRNTQAASGR, from the coding sequence ATGCCCGCTCGCTTCCCCCACTTTGCCCGTCGTTTGTGTGTGCTTGGCCTTGCTGCACTGGCCATTGCTGCTGCACCGGCGCTTGCCGCCATTTCCGTCACCGATGACACCGGCGCCACGGTCACCTTGCAACACCCTGCACAGCGCATCGTCAGCCTGGCACCGCATGCGACTGAGCTGCTGTTTGCAGCGGGCGGCGGCGCGCGCATCGTCGGCACGGTGGCCTACAGCGACTATCCGCCGGCCGCACGCGACATTCCGCACGTGGGCGACAACCGTGCGCTCGATCTGGAGCGCATCGCTGCGCTCAAACCCGATCTGGTGGTGGTCTGGCGCCACGGTAATGCGCAGAAGCAGATCGACCGCCTGCGTGCACTGGGCATTCCGCTGTTCTTCTCCGAACCGCACCACATGGGCGACATTCCGCGCTCCATCGAAGCACTCGGCACGCTGCTCGACACGCGCGCCAGCGCTCACGATGCCGCACAGCAGTTCCGCCAGCAGGTCGATACGCTGCGCAACCGCTATGCAAGCAAGCCACCGGTGCAGGTGTTCTATCAGGTGTGGGAGCAGCCGTTGATGACGCTCAACGGCCAGCACATCTTCACCGACATGCTGGCGCTGTGCGGTGGCCGCAATATCTTTGCGGGCGAGCCGCTTCTGGTGCCGACGGTATCGCCTGAGGCCGTCATCGCGGCCAATCCCGAAGTCTTGTTGACGGCGAGCATGGGCGCCACACAAGGCAGCCGCCCCATCGACACGCTCGACGGCTGGAAACGCTGGCCGCAACTGTTGGCCGTGCAGCGCGGCAACCTGTTCAGCATCAATGGCGATCTGATCAACCGCTTCGGCCCGCGCCTGGTGGAAGCCGCGGCGCAGTTGTGCGATGACCTGGAGCAGGCGCGGATGAAGCGCCGAAACACGCAGGCGGCCAGCGGACGCTGA
- the cbiB gene encoding adenosylcobinamide-phosphate synthase CbiB → MSVPTGGVTNLGWSLVALAALAGVLLDRLLGEVPRWHPLVGFGRIANTIEHTMNREPAALVWSRIVGLLAWAIAVLPFVLVAAWLVAAAHATSAWAVVALDAVALYVAIGARSLHDHIAPIASALRAADLPRARALASRIVSRDLSEAADEPIARAAVESALENGSDAVFAPLFWLVVAGAPGVVLYRLANTLDAMWGYRNARFTGFGWAAARIDDVLNWIPARLTAVSYALLGHTADALHCWRKQAPQWSSPNAGPVMAAGAGSLRVQLGGTARYEGVDEARPLLGTGKPASATDINRALALVSRTLWLWIGVLGAAAVIARSLA, encoded by the coding sequence CTGAGCGTGCCGACAGGCGGTGTGACCAACCTCGGCTGGTCGCTCGTGGCGCTGGCCGCACTGGCCGGTGTGCTGCTCGACCGGCTGCTGGGCGAAGTGCCGCGCTGGCATCCGCTGGTGGGCTTCGGGCGCATTGCCAACACCATCGAGCACACCATGAACCGCGAGCCGGCAGCGCTGGTTTGGTCGCGCATCGTCGGCCTGCTCGCCTGGGCGATTGCAGTACTGCCGTTCGTGCTGGTGGCGGCGTGGCTTGTCGCAGCAGCGCATGCGACTTCGGCGTGGGCTGTGGTGGCACTCGATGCGGTGGCGCTCTACGTTGCGATCGGCGCGCGCAGCCTGCATGACCACATCGCGCCGATTGCGTCCGCCTTGCGCGCAGCCGACCTGCCCCGCGCACGCGCACTGGCCTCGCGCATCGTCTCGCGGGATCTGTCCGAAGCAGCCGACGAACCCATCGCCCGCGCTGCCGTGGAATCGGCGCTGGAGAATGGCAGCGACGCCGTGTTCGCCCCCTTGTTCTGGCTGGTCGTGGCTGGTGCGCCGGGCGTGGTGCTCTACCGGCTGGCCAACACGCTCGACGCCATGTGGGGCTACCGCAATGCGCGCTTCACAGGCTTTGGCTGGGCGGCGGCGCGCATCGATGACGTGCTCAACTGGATTCCCGCCCGGCTGACGGCGGTGAGCTATGCGCTGCTCGGTCACACCGCCGATGCGCTGCACTGCTGGCGCAAGCAGGCACCGCAGTGGTCGAGCCCCAACGCGGGCCCGGTCATGGCTGCCGGCGCTGGCAGCCTGCGCGTGCAGCTTGGCGGCACGGCACGCTACGAAGGCGTGGACGAAGCCCGCCCCCTGCTCGGCACCGGCAAGCCTGCGAGCGCCACCGACATCAACCGCGCACTCGCACTTGTCTCACGCACGTTGTGGCTATGGATCGGTGTGCTGGGCGCTGCCGCCGTCATCGCACGGAGCCTCGCATGA
- the cobC gene encoding alpha-ribazole phosphatase, with protein MDFILIRHARPAMTAGLCYGRTDLPLDAPMDPDPLAIAEKLSAHPPQRLQASPLQRSRLTAQAIQQVAELPALEIDAQLMELDFGAWEGRQWDDIPRAQVDRWARDLVHGNPHGGESAADLLARVTTWAESMAASPVPCVWAVTHAGCMRALAAYWLQRPLAETLQWPLQWGGACGFRVQPGQPDALPILLFWNR; from the coding sequence ATGGATTTCATCCTGATCCGCCACGCGCGGCCCGCCATGACGGCCGGCCTGTGCTACGGACGCACGGATCTGCCGCTCGATGCGCCGATGGACCCTGATCCGTTGGCCATTGCCGAGAAACTCAGTGCGCATCCACCACAGCGTCTGCAGGCCAGTCCGCTGCAACGCAGCCGGCTCACGGCTCAGGCTATCCAGCAGGTGGCTGAGTTGCCCGCGCTGGAGATTGACGCGCAACTGATGGAACTCGACTTTGGCGCCTGGGAGGGCCGCCAGTGGGATGACATCCCGCGCGCGCAGGTCGATCGCTGGGCGCGCGATCTGGTGCACGGTAACCCACACGGGGGGGAGTCTGCCGCCGACTTGCTGGCGCGCGTAACCACGTGGGCCGAATCGATGGCTGCGTCTCCCGTCCCTTGTGTATGGGCCGTGACGCATGCGGGTTGCATGCGCGCGCTGGCTGCGTACTGGCTGCAACGTCCGCTGGCCGAAACGCTGCAGTGGCCGTTGCAATGGGGTGGTGCGTGCGGTTTTCGCGTGCAACCCGGGCAACCCGACGCGTTGCCCATCCTGCTGTTCTGGAACCGCTGA
- the cobU gene encoding bifunctional adenosylcobinamide kinase/adenosylcobinamide-phosphate guanylyltransferase: MSRRLTLVLGGARSGKSHHAEQLALQCAGPVTYVATAGEGDEEMQLRVALHRARRPEHWGLVEEPVRLAEALYTHTQHGGCVLVDCLTLWLNNLLFSEHHEYPDTGLITPPEAWTTEIDALLTALPLLPGEVILVSNEIGLGVVPMGAVTRFYVDELGRLNQRLAALADNVHLLVAGIPMVVKGPALGSSA; this comes from the coding sequence ATGTCCCGCCGTCTCACACTCGTCCTCGGTGGCGCCCGCTCGGGCAAGAGCCACCACGCTGAACAACTCGCGCTGCAATGCGCGGGGCCGGTCACGTATGTCGCCACGGCGGGTGAAGGCGATGAAGAGATGCAATTGCGCGTGGCCCTGCACCGCGCACGCCGGCCCGAGCATTGGGGCCTGGTCGAAGAGCCCGTGCGCCTGGCCGAAGCGCTGTACACGCACACCCAGCACGGTGGTTGCGTGCTGGTGGATTGCCTCACGCTGTGGCTCAACAACCTCCTTTTCTCTGAGCACCACGAGTATCCCGACACCGGCCTCATCACGCCCCCCGAAGCCTGGACGACCGAGATTGACGCCCTGCTCACCGCCCTGCCGCTGCTGCCTGGCGAGGTGATTCTCGTGAGCAACGAGATCGGTCTGGGCGTAGTCCCGATGGGTGCCGTCACGCGTTTCTATGTGGATGAACTCGGCCGCCTGAACCAGCGCCTGGCTGCGCTGGCCGACAACGTGCATCTGCTGGTGGCCGGCATCCCGATGGTGGTCAAAGGGCCGGCACTCGGCAGTAGCGCGTGA